In Pseudomonas sp. MYb327, one DNA window encodes the following:
- the rpsL gene encoding 30S ribosomal protein S12 gives MATINQLVRQPRKRIVEKSDVPALQNCPQRRGVCTRVYTTTPKKPNSALRKVCRVRLTNGFEVSSYIGGEGHNLQEHSVVLIRGGRVKDLPGVRYHTVRGSLDTSGVKGRNQGRSKYGTKRPK, from the coding sequence ATGGCAACTATCAACCAGCTGGTACGTCAGCCGCGTAAGCGTATCGTCGAGAAATCCGACGTACCTGCGCTGCAGAACTGCCCGCAACGTCGTGGCGTGTGCACCCGTGTGTACACCACCACGCCGAAAAAACCTAACTCGGCACTGCGTAAAGTATGCCGTGTGCGTCTGACCAACGGTTTCGAGGTTTCCTCGTACATCGGTGGTGAAGGCCACAACCTGCAAGAGCACAGTGTGGTACTGATCCGCGGCGGTCGTGTAAAAGACTTGCCAGGTGTTCGTTACCACACCGTTCGCGGTTCTTTGGATACTTCCGGCGTTAAAGGTCGTAACCAGGGTCGTTCGAAGTACGGTACCAAGCGTCCGAAGTAA